A window of the Dunckerocampus dactyliophorus isolate RoL2022-P2 chromosome 19, RoL_Ddac_1.1, whole genome shotgun sequence genome harbors these coding sequences:
- the paqr8 gene encoding membrane progestin receptor beta: MSGDLLQRLSTFIPSVKPFQLSDIVVPSLPLPSPTVPCSEVPILFREPYILTGYRPVQQKWHCYLLSLFQKHNESINVWTHLLAAPVLLLHWRANLGPLGYTLDVASLPLLVFLVSSLTYLFLSAAAHLFQSHSEHAHYFFFFMDYVGVAVYQYGCCIGHYFYTSQPAWRDSLVGSLFLPGAAFFSCLTCACCCFAKSRFQRPYPVGRKACQLIPTSLAYLLDISPVVHRLFTASWAEERSLLFHALQIASFLLCAVFFSCPIPERFFPGRCDFVGQGHQIFHLFLSLCTLFQQEALFQDYVRRRDTVVEIFGSVTPGPSPLHTNAPTSEVQLFLSHSLGCSRETEKEVAFFYTTVSCDLLKQYNAALQCPVRMTSLRKHGVRVQENILFIFPAPSPCLRGKHGRQGGRYMHACATKGCY, from the exons ATGTCAGGAGACCTTCTACAGAGGCTCAGCACCTTCATCCCGAGTGTGAAGCCCTTCCAGCTCTCCGACATCGTAGTGCCCTCCTTGCCGCTGCCCAGCCCAACCGTCCCCTGCTCTGAAGTCCCCATCCTGTTCCGGGAACCTTACATTCTGACGGGCTACCGTCCCGTGCAGCAAAAGTGGCACTGCTACCTCCTCAGCCTCTTCCAGAAACACAACGAATCCATCAATGTGTGGACTCACTTACTGGCCGCTCCTGTGTTGCTGCTTCACTGGCGGGCCAACTTAGGGCCCCTGGGGTACACCTTAGATGTAGCCTCCCTGCCTTTACTCGTCTTCTTGGTGTCTTCGCTTACATATTTGTTCCTCAGCGCGGCAGCACACCTCTTTCAGTCGCACTCGGAGCATGCACactatttcttcttcttcatggaCTATGTAGGCGTGGCTGTCTATCAGTACGGCTGTTGCATTGGACATTATTTCTACACGTCACAGCCGGCTTGGAGGGACAGCCTTGTAGGCTCCCTTTTCTTGCCAGGAGCTGCCTTCTTCAGTTGCCTTACCTGCGCTTGCTGCTGTTTCGCCAAATCCAGATTCCAGCGACCATATCCCGTGGGTCGGAAAGCGTGCCAGCTGATCCCCACCTCGCTGGCATATCTACTAGACATCAGCCCCGTGGTCCACAGGCTGTTCACCGCATCCTGGGCGGAGGAGCGCTCCCTGCTCTTCCATGCGCTCCAGATTGCTTCATTCCTCCTGTGCGCTGTTTTCTTCTCCTGTCCTATCCCCGAGCGCTTCTTCCCAGGCCGCTGTGATTTCGTTGGCCAAGGACACCAGATCTTCCACCTCTTTTTGTCCCTGTGCACATTGTTTCAACAGGAGGCTCTGTTCCAGGATTACGTCAGGCGGCGGGATACAGTGGTGGAGATATTCG GTTCTGTCACTCCTGGCCCCTCCCCATTACACACAAACGCACCGACCAGCGAGGTGCAGCTCTTCCTGTCTCACTCGCTCGGCTGCAGCAGAGAAACGGAGAAggaagttgcatttttttacaccacGGTAAGCTGCGACTTGTTAAAACAATATAACGCTGCACTTCAGTGCCCCGTGAGAATGACGTCCTTGCGGAAACACGGCGTCAGGGTCCAGGAGaacattctatttattttcCCCGCACCCTCACCTTGCCTCAGGGGAAAGCATGGCCGCCAGGGAGGGAGGTATATGCACGCATGTGCAACAAAAGGTTGTTACTGA